Proteins co-encoded in one Desulfitobacterium hafniense DCB-2 genomic window:
- a CDS encoding IS4-like element ISDha4 family transposase, translating into MQDKDTTQSTFTQVFQPFFSKDLWKKIDQEVPNLDQRNYKLKTNQLTLLISHAQLQEYKALRKISSNVQSNDFSEAIGLESISHSQISRRLRTLPIKVSEMLFKGVLNKVAQKKGDGKIQQRLGKLYMIDASVISLCLSRFPWAVFRKIKAGVKMHLRLSFDEMAIPDEVIITPAKTADRKKLDELIVVDKDALTIFDRGYIDYLLFDEYCEKEIRFVTRLKNNAVIEFTGVERPVEEEGSIEEDVDIILGTGTRKMKHTLREVTIDDNVNEPFTILTNDFDLSAEELGEVYRYRWQIELFFKWLKQHAQIKHFYGTSEAAVINQIRLDLMTYCTLILLKLEVEHQRDLLTLQRMLIACLYESYDEFLGKLRRRRRKGSKRIKHDTIYQMTDHYIMAEEDTEWLNDLIYDPVIL; encoded by the coding sequence ATGCAGGACAAGGATACTACACAATCCACATTTACGCAAGTGTTTCAGCCGTTTTTTTCTAAGGATCTTTGGAAAAAAATTGATCAAGAAGTTCCCAACCTCGATCAAAGGAATTATAAACTTAAAACAAATCAGCTCACTCTCCTTATCAGCCACGCTCAACTTCAAGAATACAAGGCTTTAAGAAAGATCAGTTCAAACGTTCAAAGCAACGATTTCAGTGAGGCAATAGGCTTAGAAAGCATTAGTCATAGCCAGATTTCCCGTCGGTTAAGAACCTTACCCATCAAAGTTTCAGAAATGCTGTTTAAAGGTGTTTTAAACAAAGTTGCTCAAAAGAAAGGGGATGGCAAGATTCAACAGCGTCTTGGAAAGTTATACATGATTGATGCATCTGTTATCAGTCTATGCCTTTCCCGTTTTCCTTGGGCCGTATTTCGGAAGATTAAGGCCGGTGTTAAAATGCACTTGCGCTTAAGCTTTGACGAAATGGCTATTCCAGACGAAGTCATTATTACTCCGGCAAAGACAGCTGATCGAAAGAAGTTGGATGAGCTCATTGTTGTGGACAAGGATGCTTTAACTATTTTCGATCGGGGTTACATTGACTACTTGCTGTTTGATGAGTACTGCGAAAAAGAGATACGCTTTGTTACTCGCCTCAAAAACAATGCGGTCATCGAGTTTACAGGTGTTGAACGCCCTGTCGAAGAAGAAGGGAGTATTGAAGAAGACGTTGATATCATTTTAGGGACGGGTACTCGCAAAATGAAGCATACCCTTCGCGAAGTGACCATCGATGATAACGTCAATGAACCCTTTACCATCTTGACCAATGACTTTGACCTAAGTGCCGAGGAACTAGGAGAGGTCTACCGGTATCGCTGGCAAATTGAATTGTTTTTTAAATGGCTTAAGCAACATGCTCAGATTAAGCACTTTTACGGCACAAGCGAAGCCGCTGTGATTAATCAAATTCGCTTAGATCTGATGACCTATTGCACTTTAATATTGCTCAAACTTGAAGTGGAGCACCAGAGAGACTTACTAACCTTGCAAAGAATGCTAATCGCCTGTCTCTATGAGAGCTATGATGAATTTTTAGGAAAACTCCGACGGCGAAGAAGAAAAGGTTCAAAAAGGATTAAGCATGATACGATCTACCAAATGACAGACCATTACATCATGGCCGAGGAAGACACAGAATGGTTAAATGACTTAATCTATGATCCCGTAATTTTGTAA
- a CDS encoding IS701-like element ISDha16 family transposase, with protein sequence MSHSTILPKNEAMFNFFKSHRLPLYFSKPVLRHIQEFIVAATAKGYRGKIVDIAEWSSVHRTSIGHFLSHGVWDESYIQKIVKQESLQFVVAHSQKTEQPIFVIHDDTVCNKTKPSSQAQRPIEQADFHFSHLEGKSVWGHQVQATLVQCGDHSLIHDVHQYDKTKLSKIDDACELAKTMPIPPKSGYALVDSWYTCAKLINTYAARGYQLIGALKTNRILYPQGIRVRLDTFASYVNPKEVHLVTVNGSSYWVYRYEGALNDIENAVVLFCWPKDAFQVSKALHAFLCTDVSLETQTILAYYSKRWPIEIFFRQAKGNLGFNGYQVRSIRSIERFWALLSFTHLYCTMGLGKPLLFGEGLRKVRKEVKGQYIRWIYECSRNGVPLEDVLKRLKAA encoded by the coding sequence ATGTCTCATAGCACTATCTTACCAAAAAACGAAGCAATGTTCAATTTCTTTAAAAGCCATCGACTGCCCTTATATTTCTCAAAGCCTGTTTTACGACATATTCAAGAATTTATTGTAGCGGCCACGGCTAAAGGATATCGTGGTAAGATAGTCGACATCGCGGAGTGGAGTTCGGTTCATCGAACCTCTATTGGTCATTTCCTCTCTCATGGGGTATGGGATGAATCTTATATCCAGAAAATTGTTAAACAGGAATCTCTTCAATTTGTCGTAGCCCACTCCCAAAAGACGGAGCAGCCCATCTTTGTGATTCATGATGATACTGTTTGCAATAAGACGAAACCTTCGTCACAGGCACAACGTCCCATCGAGCAAGCAGATTTCCATTTTTCGCACTTAGAGGGTAAGAGTGTTTGGGGGCATCAGGTTCAAGCAACCCTTGTTCAATGCGGTGACCACTCGCTCATTCATGATGTTCATCAATACGATAAAACCAAGCTAAGCAAAATTGATGACGCTTGTGAATTGGCTAAAACCATGCCGATTCCCCCTAAGTCAGGCTATGCCTTGGTTGATTCTTGGTATACCTGCGCCAAGCTGATTAACACCTATGCTGCACGAGGATACCAGCTGATTGGAGCTCTTAAAACCAACCGCATTCTCTATCCCCAAGGGATTCGTGTTCGTCTCGATACCTTTGCCTCCTATGTGAACCCAAAGGAAGTTCACCTTGTGACCGTGAACGGTTCATCCTACTGGGTTTATCGCTATGAAGGGGCTCTAAACGATATTGAGAATGCCGTAGTGCTGTTTTGTTGGCCTAAAGATGCTTTTCAGGTGTCTAAAGCCTTGCATGCCTTTTTGTGCACCGATGTTTCATTAGAAACACAAACTATTTTGGCTTACTACAGTAAGAGATGGCCCATTGAGATCTTCTTTCGGCAAGCCAAGGGAAATCTTGGTTTTAACGGCTACCAAGTACGCTCAATCCGTTCCATCGAAAGATTCTGGGCTCTACTTTCTTTCACTCATTTGTACTGCACCATGGGTTTAGGGAAGCCGCTGCTCTTTGGTGAAGGATTGCGGAAAGTCCGAAAAGAGGTAAAAGGGCAATACATTCGATGGATTTATGAGTGTAGTAGAAATGGAGTGCCTTTGGAAGATGTTTTAAAACGTCTTAAAGCTGCATAG
- a CDS encoding DUF6088 family protein yields MEQTGYGEHIAHTVRNVPYETAIQTEDIAGELAKKFALPYNHAKTITNVKLKRMADKGEIERLQKGIYCHVKQTFFGKVTPTADQVLLKTLMVQNGAKIGYESGASLLNKLGLTTLIPRDIEITTNRYGAKLPEGCHIKLRKPPMPVTDENWKYLQFIDVLMYLPDAHTDAEKPEVLLRQHAKEQQLDYLTLIFTARKYYPQKIVLPLIDLLMEVENETASR; encoded by the coding sequence ATGGAACAGACAGGATATGGGGAACACATTGCCCATACAGTCAGAAATGTGCCTTATGAAACGGCAATCCAAACCGAGGATATCGCCGGAGAGCTGGCTAAGAAGTTTGCGCTTCCATACAATCACGCAAAGACCATAACCAATGTTAAGCTGAAGCGGATGGCGGACAAGGGCGAAATTGAACGGCTGCAAAAAGGCATCTACTGCCATGTGAAGCAAACCTTTTTCGGAAAGGTCACGCCCACCGCTGACCAGGTGCTGTTAAAAACACTGATGGTTCAAAACGGAGCAAAAATAGGGTATGAATCGGGTGCTTCCCTGCTCAATAAGCTGGGCTTGACAACCCTGATCCCCCGTGATATTGAAATCACTACGAACCGTTACGGCGCCAAACTGCCGGAAGGCTGCCACATCAAATTGCGTAAGCCGCCCATGCCCGTGACGGATGAGAATTGGAAGTACCTTCAGTTTATCGATGTGCTTATGTATCTGCCGGATGCACATACGGATGCGGAAAAACCGGAAGTATTACTGCGGCAACATGCTAAAGAACAGCAATTAGATTACCTTACTCTGATTTTCACGGCACGCAAATATTACCCGCAGAAGATTGTGCTGCCGCTTATTGACCTGCTTATGGAGGTGGAAAATGAAACTGCATCAAGATAA
- a CDS encoding IS1182-like element ISDha11 family transposase: MFNIRQERLFSLEEILETSPRDSYSLILGSLDIIPLLNAVSKKAIFGAPTQLNYSAMIYSLIIRVIERIPTIKDLRKRLKNSLEFRFDCGFTLADSVPSEASYCRMIKKIQDSSALANSQDDLVLQAFKEGFIGPKCAVAIDATHIEARDRKPEKKKEKTVVEQAPKKRGRKPKAEREAWLKEQEELEKNRPIFEKKIEDQLPYSFTELVQHIPLDPQWGIKKNSEGKNVFWYGFKGHLLVDCKGQYVLSSLLSSGNINDGKMAIPLIKALSEKHPYLNPSHILADAGYDYAPIYEQARSIGAQALIDYNRRNEQLPEGKDKYFRPICQKGYSYRYDSYDPCYDTVKYTQPKECKECSLRESNTCQRVFKMKVSSDPRKYTVPARGSDRYFELYKQRTAVERVNAYLKEYFQLNNIRHRGKRAQVDFQFSILAYTLCKLAVDRLNKSTSMAA, translated from the coding sequence ATGTTTAATATTCGCCAAGAACGTCTATTTTCCTTGGAGGAAATTTTAGAAACTTCTCCAAGAGATTCATATTCTCTAATTCTTGGGTCTTTGGACATTATTCCTTTACTCAATGCAGTTTCTAAAAAGGCTATCTTTGGAGCCCCAACTCAACTAAACTATTCTGCTATGATCTACTCATTAATCATTCGAGTAATTGAAAGAATCCCTACAATTAAGGATTTGCGTAAGCGGTTAAAGAACAGCTTAGAGTTTCGATTCGACTGTGGATTCACTCTTGCTGACTCTGTTCCTAGTGAAGCATCCTATTGCCGGATGATTAAGAAAATCCAAGATTCCTCTGCCTTGGCAAATTCTCAGGATGATTTGGTGCTTCAGGCATTCAAAGAAGGGTTTATCGGTCCGAAATGTGCTGTTGCAATCGATGCTACCCATATCGAAGCCAGAGATCGCAAGCCTGAAAAAAAGAAGGAAAAAACAGTGGTTGAGCAAGCTCCCAAAAAGCGTGGTCGAAAGCCCAAAGCAGAACGCGAGGCTTGGCTCAAAGAACAGGAGGAGCTAGAAAAGAATCGCCCCATATTTGAAAAGAAGATTGAAGATCAACTTCCCTACAGCTTTACAGAATTAGTACAACACATCCCACTTGATCCTCAATGGGGTATTAAGAAGAATTCAGAAGGTAAAAACGTGTTCTGGTATGGCTTCAAAGGGCACCTCCTTGTCGATTGTAAGGGCCAATACGTTTTAAGCTCCTTACTCTCTTCGGGGAATATAAATGACGGAAAAATGGCCATTCCTCTAATTAAAGCTCTGAGTGAAAAGCACCCTTATTTGAACCCCTCCCATATCCTTGCGGATGCAGGATATGACTATGCTCCAATTTACGAGCAAGCTAGAAGTATAGGAGCACAAGCGCTGATTGATTACAATCGACGAAATGAGCAACTTCCAGAGGGCAAAGATAAATATTTTCGTCCAATATGCCAGAAGGGTTATTCATACCGCTACGACAGCTATGATCCATGCTATGACACTGTAAAATATACTCAACCCAAGGAATGCAAGGAGTGTTCACTTAGGGAAAGCAATACCTGTCAAAGGGTGTTTAAGATGAAGGTTTCATCAGATCCTAGAAAATACACTGTACCAGCTAGGGGAAGTGACCGTTACTTTGAACTTTACAAACAACGAACTGCTGTAGAGCGAGTCAATGCGTATCTCAAGGAGTATTTCCAGCTCAACAATATCCGTCATCGTGGAAAACGTGCCCAAGTAGATTTTCAGTTTTCAATCTTGGCCTATACCCTATGCAAATTAGCTGTCGATCGCCTAAATAAGTCAACGAGTATGGCCGCTTAG
- a CDS encoding TIR domain-containing protein: MKVFISHKNEDSAQAVVLQNAFAKNGVTSYLDVLDSSINSGGKALTDHIKENLNTCTDIIVIMTENTKYSWWVPFEIGMSAQVDLPTASFLKSDVVLPSYLSYWPRLKTTADVDKYVAVRKQIERQMQQQGRYELSERRATETREFYAALKKELR; encoded by the coding sequence GTGAAAGTTTTTATTTCCCATAAAAATGAGGATTCAGCTCAAGCAGTAGTATTGCAAAACGCATTTGCAAAAAACGGCGTTACATCATATCTTGATGTCCTTGACAGCAGCATTAATAGTGGAGGGAAAGCCCTTACTGATCACATTAAGGAAAATTTAAATACATGCACTGACATAATTGTGATAATGACGGAAAACACCAAATACTCTTGGTGGGTTCCTTTTGAAATAGGAATGTCGGCGCAAGTAGATCTACCAACTGCTAGCTTTCTTAAATCTGATGTTGTTTTGCCAAGTTACCTTAGTTACTGGCCTCGCCTAAAAACTACAGCTGATGTTGATAAATATGTAGCAGTCCGAAAACAAATTGAACGACAAATGCAGCAACAAGGACGCTATGAGTTATCAGAACGACGTGCAACAGAAACTAGAGAGTTCTATGCAGCATTGAAGAAGGAATTGAGGTAA
- a CDS encoding IS110 family transposase — MNFTQNEKLKQLSERSIVIGVDIASELHYARAFDWRGVELGKVFKFENSAEGFKNLYAWIERIKRQAQKDSIVVGAEPTGHYWFGLASYLKEQNIKLVLVNPFHVKRSKELDDNHPSKTDAKDPKTIAKLVIEGRYNEPYIPEGLYAELRIAVTCRVRIQKEMNSIKNRIQRWLKIYFPEHETVFGKFDATSSMLVLQVAPLPRDIERLGVEGINRIWRDNKLRAVGMKRAKSLYEAAQKSIGCTEGESCSRMEIQLLLQDYHTKTAQYQAVTETIDGLCRQIPEVAKLLEIKGVGLVTVAGFLSEVGDIKRFNSPKQIQKLAGLALRESSSGKHKGQTTISKRGRARLRAILFQAVMPLVAKNAEFAEIHNYYTTRTQNPLKKKQSLIALSCKLIRVFYAILTKGTDYDPKKLIMDIHRPVEYLAA, encoded by the coding sequence ATGAATTTTACACAAAACGAGAAACTAAAGCAACTATCCGAAAGAAGTATTGTCATCGGAGTGGACATCGCCAGCGAGCTTCATTACGCAAGGGCTTTTGACTGGCGAGGAGTCGAGCTGGGCAAGGTATTCAAGTTTGAGAACAGCGCTGAAGGATTCAAGAATCTCTATGCATGGATTGAACGTATAAAAAGGCAAGCACAAAAGGACAGCATTGTGGTAGGGGCAGAGCCAACCGGCCATTACTGGTTTGGCCTGGCATCATACCTAAAAGAGCAAAACATAAAGTTAGTACTCGTAAACCCATTCCATGTAAAGCGTAGTAAGGAGCTTGATGACAACCACCCCAGCAAAACGGATGCTAAGGATCCCAAAACCATCGCTAAGCTGGTCATCGAGGGTAGATACAATGAGCCCTATATACCGGAGGGGCTCTATGCAGAACTACGAATAGCGGTGACTTGCAGGGTGCGTATACAAAAGGAAATGAACAGCATAAAAAATCGTATTCAGCGATGGCTGAAGATCTACTTTCCCGAGCATGAAACTGTGTTTGGAAAGTTTGATGCCACGAGTAGTATGCTCGTGTTGCAAGTCGCTCCGCTACCTAGGGATATTGAGAGGCTTGGAGTAGAAGGAATAAACCGAATTTGGAGAGACAACAAATTGAGGGCAGTCGGAATGAAAAGGGCTAAGAGCCTGTATGAGGCTGCTCAGAAGAGTATTGGTTGCACCGAAGGAGAGTCTTGTTCCCGAATGGAAATCCAGCTATTACTCCAAGACTATCACACTAAAACGGCACAATATCAGGCAGTCACTGAAACCATCGATGGATTGTGCCGCCAGATACCCGAAGTAGCCAAGCTGCTTGAAATCAAGGGTGTAGGCCTTGTCACCGTGGCAGGTTTTCTCTCTGAAGTTGGGGATATTAAACGCTTTAATTCTCCAAAGCAAATCCAAAAACTCGCAGGGTTGGCCTTGCGAGAGAGTAGCTCAGGTAAGCACAAAGGGCAAACCACAATCAGCAAGCGAGGCCGAGCGCGGCTGAGGGCGATTCTATTTCAAGCGGTGATGCCGCTCGTCGCCAAAAACGCAGAGTTCGCAGAGATACACAACTACTATACGACCAGGACCCAAAATCCTCTGAAGAAGAAACAATCGTTAATTGCCTTAAGCTGTAAACTGATCCGGGTATTCTACGCCATATTAACAAAGGGTACAGACTACGACCCGAAAAAGCTCATTATGGACATTCATCGTCCGGTTGAGTATTTAGCAGCGTAA
- a CDS encoding nucleotidyl transferase AbiEii/AbiGii toxin family protein, whose amino-acid sequence MKLHQDKEAFKDMLADVSKRSDIRIDILEKDYYLTLLLWELSQKQGALPAYFKGGTALYKAIGRMKRFSEDIDLTVEIHDCSKSQGKKRLETATNSYTSLLRTADKSKESNQRGTITSVYEYDPLVTFDADDSLQRFGYVKIEATSFTISEPVESLEISPLLFSEATRQQREAIEAKYEVRPFAIKTIKLERIFADKILAAEFYYQRRMLFDVAKHLYDLTTMMEQDRIQTLLATPEKLIEMLAYKRREERERIGSDLAEKSFSEFRLFEAIGADEELSTAFSKMQDIYVFLKEDIVSPIQMSMRMKELYQTLLKLDENLEMTQTADGNMGLKMS is encoded by the coding sequence ATGAAACTGCATCAAGATAAAGAAGCGTTCAAAGATATGCTCGCTGACGTCAGTAAGAGAAGCGACATCCGAATCGACATCCTGGAAAAGGATTATTACCTCACCCTGCTTTTATGGGAATTATCACAAAAGCAGGGTGCGCTTCCTGCCTACTTCAAGGGCGGTACCGCCTTGTATAAAGCTATCGGTCGCATGAAACGCTTTTCTGAAGATATTGACCTGACGGTTGAAATACATGACTGTTCGAAAAGCCAAGGCAAAAAGCGTTTAGAGACAGCGACCAATAGCTATACGTCTCTGCTGCGGACAGCAGACAAATCAAAAGAAAGTAATCAACGTGGCACCATAACCAGCGTCTATGAATACGATCCCTTGGTCACTTTTGACGCTGATGACTCACTCCAGCGCTTTGGGTATGTGAAAATAGAAGCGACATCCTTCACCATCAGCGAACCGGTTGAATCCCTTGAAATTTCACCCCTGCTCTTTTCGGAGGCAACCCGGCAGCAGCGAGAGGCTATCGAAGCCAAGTATGAGGTGAGACCGTTCGCCATCAAAACAATCAAGCTGGAACGGATTTTCGCAGATAAAATATTGGCGGCTGAGTTTTATTATCAGCGTCGCATGCTGTTTGATGTGGCAAAACATCTTTACGATCTGACCACCATGATGGAGCAGGACAGAATACAGACCTTGCTGGCCACGCCGGAAAAATTGATTGAAATGCTTGCTTATAAGCGCAGAGAAGAAAGAGAAAGAATCGGAAGCGACCTTGCGGAAAAATCGTTTTCTGAATTCCGGCTGTTCGAGGCAATTGGTGCAGATGAAGAACTCTCCACTGCATTTTCAAAGATGCAAGATATTTATGTGTTTCTTAAAGAGGACATTGTTTCACCAATACAGATGTCCATGCGCATGAAAGAACTGTATCAGACATTGCTTAAGTTGGATGAAAACCTCGAAATGACACAAACTGCCGATGGAAATATGGGGCTAAAAATGAGTTGA
- a CDS encoding Abi family protein, with protein MKPFQTYRQQIKILRARGLSITGERAIKILERENYYNVVNGYKNLFLKVDKEGKFIEPEEFIDGASFDEIYKLYLFDRELRNILLKYLLQFENSIKTKLSYRFSEKFKKPHAYLQMHNYSNKPDQLERILKLIATLSTLISKNSDRNNSLKHYLDNHGGIPLWVLVGYLTIGNISNFYMVLDDSLKDLIAKDFSKEFKKSYKQQLQISSATLEDVLKAANLFRNVCAHEERMYNFKLYKAPRSRHNSNLLSIPTPHLEGTVFTMVAFLKLVLPKRDHKELLINLRNLFLKYQANFNSIPFDQVLMKMGFPQEWESYF; from the coding sequence ATGAAGCCATTTCAAACTTACCGACAACAAATTAAGATTCTTCGGGCTAGAGGTTTATCTATAACCGGAGAACGAGCCATAAAGATTCTCGAAAGAGAGAACTATTATAATGTAGTAAACGGCTATAAAAACTTGTTCTTAAAAGTGGATAAAGAGGGCAAGTTTATTGAGCCGGAAGAATTCATTGATGGTGCTTCGTTTGATGAGATCTACAAGCTTTATTTATTTGACAGGGAATTAAGAAATATTCTGCTGAAGTATTTGCTGCAATTTGAAAATAGTATTAAAACTAAACTTTCCTATCGTTTTTCAGAAAAGTTTAAAAAACCTCATGCTTATCTTCAGATGCATAATTATTCTAATAAGCCTGATCAATTGGAACGCATACTTAAATTGATTGCTACTTTATCGACATTGATATCTAAAAATTCAGATAGAAATAATTCTTTGAAGCACTATTTGGATAATCATGGTGGAATACCTTTATGGGTTTTAGTAGGATATTTAACTATTGGGAACATATCGAATTTTTATATGGTATTAGATGATTCTCTGAAAGACTTAATTGCGAAAGACTTCTCGAAGGAGTTTAAAAAGAGCTATAAGCAACAATTACAAATCTCTTCTGCCACCTTAGAGGATGTTCTTAAAGCGGCAAATCTGTTTAGGAATGTATGTGCCCATGAAGAGCGAATGTATAATTTTAAGCTGTATAAAGCTCCGCGAAGTAGGCATAATTCTAATTTGTTAAGCATCCCAACACCGCATTTGGAGGGGACTGTATTTACCATGGTTGCTTTTCTAAAGTTAGTTTTGCCAAAGCGAGATCACAAAGAATTATTAATTAACCTCAGGAATCTGTTTTTGAAATATCAAGCTAATTTCAATTCGATTCCATTTGATCAAGTTCTCATGAAAATGGGTTTCCCCCAGGAATGGGAATCTTATTTTTAA
- a CDS encoding caspase family protein, which produces MRKALCVGIDSYKCLEDLHGCVNDANSVKSALERNGDGTLNFDVKLMCATSETSYITRAELKDAIDALFKSESEIAVFYYAGHGSIDALGGYLCTSEINRPDEGLSLNDVMGLVSRSKAQNKVIILDSCFSGAIANPIEMPNYSILHDGTTVLAACGESEYATEENGHGVYTSLLVEALYGGAMNLLGEVSPGSIYSYIDRSLGAWEQRPAFKANIKSFVSLRKNAPPIQISELRKITEFFVSPYDEYKLDPTYEPDKHEADIKDVIKEHETIFAILQRYVKLNLVVPVDAEHMYYAAINHKSCKLTAQGQHYWNLVNKNTI; this is translated from the coding sequence ATGAGAAAGGCTTTATGTGTCGGGATTGATAGTTACAAATGTTTGGAGGATTTGCACGGATGTGTTAATGATGCTAATTCGGTTAAATCCGCCTTGGAACGCAATGGGGACGGCACATTGAATTTTGATGTGAAGCTTATGTGTGCTACTAGTGAAACATCATATATTACTAGGGCTGAGCTAAAGGATGCCATTGATGCACTATTTAAGAGCGAGTCAGAAATTGCAGTTTTCTATTACGCTGGGCATGGGTCGATTGATGCGTTAGGCGGTTATCTGTGCACGAGCGAAATAAATCGTCCTGATGAGGGGCTTTCACTTAATGATGTTATGGGCCTTGTGTCAAGGTCAAAGGCTCAAAATAAAGTCATTATTCTTGATAGCTGCTTTAGCGGAGCAATTGCTAATCCAATTGAAATGCCGAATTATTCAATATTACATGATGGAACAACAGTACTTGCTGCTTGTGGAGAGTCAGAATATGCCACAGAGGAAAACGGACACGGAGTCTACACATCATTGCTAGTAGAGGCACTATATGGTGGAGCTATGAACTTGCTCGGAGAGGTTTCTCCTGGTAGTATTTACTCTTATATTGATCGATCGCTTGGGGCCTGGGAACAGCGTCCAGCATTTAAAGCCAATATTAAAAGTTTTGTTTCATTAAGAAAAAACGCACCACCAATTCAAATATCAGAGTTGCGTAAGATAACAGAATTTTTTGTTTCGCCATACGATGAATATAAGCTCGATCCAACATATGAGCCTGATAAACATGAAGCCGACATTAAGGATGTAATTAAAGAACATGAGACTATTTTTGCGATTTTGCAACGATACGTAAAACTGAACTTAGTAGTTCCAGTTGATGCTGAGCATATGTATTATGCAGCAATTAATCACAAGTCTTGCAAGCTGACTGCACAGGGACAACACTATTGGAATCTCGTGAATAAAAATACAATATAA
- a CDS encoding pentapeptide repeat-containing protein, translating to MTQDFFVELLKSGAKQWNEWRKNHPHQSPVLRNIDFTSEFPDETELYHLPHFDDVDFSHVDLHMSSLRNGYYYGCCFDGAKISFADLVDAYFSNCTFRNVNMRVSKVGSATFNNCTFENADLSYCSAEDTSFKGSQFINAKLEHVSFIANDFSNTKLTGCFVYGISSWDLNLENSNQEDLIITKEDQPIITVDNIELAQFIYLMINNANLRNIIDTITSKVVLILGNFSEVRKAVLDEIRSKLRHYNYIPVMFDFEKPASRNFTETVYTLAHMSRFVIADLSSVRSIGHELAIIVPKLPSVTFYPIILKGEKEYGMFNDLLIYHWVRPIKEYLPNGIKEVLEAIIDDQAKQKEELLD from the coding sequence ATGACACAAGATTTTTTTGTTGAGTTATTAAAAAGTGGCGCAAAACAATGGAACGAATGGCGCAAAAATCATCCTCACCAATCACCAGTATTAAGAAATATTGACTTTACAAGTGAGTTTCCTGATGAGACCGAATTATATCATTTGCCTCATTTTGATGATGTTGATTTTTCTCATGTAGATTTACATATGTCGTCATTAAGGAATGGCTATTATTATGGATGTTGCTTTGACGGCGCAAAAATATCATTTGCAGACCTGGTTGATGCATATTTCTCAAATTGTACATTTCGAAATGTAAACATGCGTGTAAGTAAGGTTGGGTCTGCTACATTCAATAATTGTACATTTGAAAATGCCGACCTTTCCTATTGTTCTGCGGAGGATACATCTTTTAAAGGTTCTCAGTTTATCAACGCCAAATTAGAACACGTAAGTTTTATTGCTAACGATTTTTCCAATACAAAATTGACAGGGTGTTTTGTTTACGGTATTTCTTCATGGGATTTGAATTTAGAAAATTCAAATCAGGAAGATTTGATTATTACGAAAGAAGACCAACCGATTATAACTGTTGATAATATAGAGCTGGCGCAATTTATATATCTGATGATAAATAATGCAAATTTGAGAAATATCATTGATACGATAACATCTAAAGTGGTATTGATACTGGGGAACTTTTCCGAAGTAAGGAAAGCTGTCTTAGATGAAATAAGAAGTAAACTAAGACATTATAATTACATACCTGTAATGTTTGATTTTGAAAAACCAGCCTCTCGAAACTTCACTGAGACGGTATATACTCTGGCACACATGTCACGATTCGTTATTGCAGATTTAAGCAGCGTAAGAAGCATCGGACATGAGCTTGCTATCATTGTTCCCAAACTCCCATCAGTAACTTTTTATCCTATAATCCTGAAGGGTGAAAAAGAATATGGCATGTTTAATGATTTGCTTATATATCATTGGGTAAGACCAATCAAGGAATATCTGCCTAATGGCATCAAGGAAGTTTTAGAGGCTATAATAGATGATCAGGCTAAGCAAAAGGAGGAATTATTAGATTGA
- a CDS encoding TIR domain-containing protein yields the protein MINIFIPHRWNNSDYSEISALLDRTKFSVRDYSVPSSSPFDSIDRRYNVDPQIQKQIKYASVVICSNRPANNSGMAMDEIKYAIDIGKPVVAVKITESTSSSITALGITVIAKRKDSLETWIYQNAKV from the coding sequence GTGATTAATATATTCATACCACATCGTTGGAATAATAGCGATTATTCGGAAATCAGTGCACTTCTAGATCGTACAAAATTCAGCGTAAGAGATTATTCAGTGCCGAGCAGCTCTCCATTTGATAGTATTGATCGGAGGTACAATGTTGATCCGCAAATTCAAAAGCAAATCAAATATGCCAGCGTAGTAATATGTTCAAACCGACCAGCAAATAACTCTGGAATGGCCATGGATGAAATCAAATATGCAATTGACATAGGAAAACCTGTAGTAGCAGTTAAAATAACCGAAAGCACTAGTTCGAGTATTACTGCGTTAGGCATAACAGTTATTGCAAAAAGGAAAGATTCTCTGGAAACATGGATCTATCAAAACGCAAAGGTTTGA